The following DNA comes from Candidatus Eisenbacteria bacterium.
ACCGGGATGCAGTTCACCAGGCCGCAGCCGGCCTCCAGGATCTGCTCCACGTACCACTTGGTGGCTTCCTCGCTGCCCACCGGCAGGTAGTTGATCACCACGTCGGTCCTGGTGTCGCGAAGCAGCTTCACCACGTCCACGGTGGAGCCGGGGGCCTTCTGGATGATCTGCGAGAGGTACTTGCCCAGCCCGTCGTGGGTCATACCGCGCATCACCGGCACGCCCAGCCTGGGCACGCTGGCGAACTTGTAGGTGCAGTTGGGCGGCGAGTAGATGGCCTCGGCGAGGTCCTTGCCGACCTTGTTGCGGTCAATGTCGATCGCGGCGCTGAACTCCACGTCGCTGATGTGGTAGCCGCCCAGGTTGACGTGCATCAGGCCGGGAATGCGGTCCTTCTCCCGGGCGTTGCGGTAGAAGTGCACGCCCTGCACGAGCGAGGAGGCGCAGTTGCCCACCCCGATGATCGCAACACGAACTTTCGCCATGAACCCTGCCTCCGCGTGGTGAAGAAGTATCTAGCGCAGCGCCCGACCCACGTGCGCCAGGCGCTGCGCGAACGTCACAAAGTTGAGCACCGAGAGCGCGGCCAGGGCCCACGCCCACGCCGGCTCCCAGAACACCGCCACGATCGCGGCCGCGATGAGCAGCACCATGCGCTCGGTGCGCTCCATCAGGCCCACGCGACAGTCCGCGCCCAGGCCCTCGGCCCGCGCGCGGACGTAGCTCACGAGCAGCGAACTGGCCAGCGCCAGCACCGGGAGCGTCACGTCCCAGCGCGGCCCGGCCCACTCGCGCACCAGCGCCAGCCCGCGCCACGCCGAGCCCACGTACACCGCGGACTCCCCGGCGCGATCCAGCGTGCTGTCCAGGAACGCGCCGAGGCGCGTCTC
Coding sequences within:
- a CDS encoding CDP-alcohol phosphatidyltransferase family protein, coding for MNLPLKEQVRALIAGPAAVLHRAGVTATHVTVTGFALSVAAAVTLAQGRYDWTAALLIVSGLCDTLDGAVARAGPGETRLGAFLDSTLDRAGESAVYVGSAWRGLALVREWAGPRWDVTLPVLALASSLLVSYVRARAEGLGADCRVGLMERTERMVLLIAAAIVAVFWEPAWAWALAALSVLNFVTFAQRLAHVGRALR